The Pyxicephalus adspersus chromosome 1, UCB_Pads_2.0, whole genome shotgun sequence sequence AATGTGAAGCTTTCCAAACAGCttttatctttgctttatatCTTATTCTCACATGCTTGTGTATCAGCATGCAGCCTTATCGGTATGCCCATACAGATTAGGCAGTTAAAGGTCAAATTCATTAACTGCTTGTACAAACCAGCTTTCTCATTATGACCTGATGTCACATGCTGGTCACCACCAAGCCCTTGCTGGGAACTAAATTTTCTGCTAATCAATTCTAGATAGCATCCATTATACATTGCTATGCAGAACCCACAAGGGAGACCCTGAAATTGTCATTTCCCTCTAAAGCAGcgtttctcagctagggttcccccaaaggttgccagggggttccttgagctgtgagCAATTTGGACCCCTGAGGTCAATTACTATAGCCAAatcgatcattggtgtcaatctggaaggatgacattcttcccataacgataaaaaacaaatatatttatttacaataatggCTCAGTATTGGCTAAGACAGGAGGGCAGAAGGAATGAGAGTATTTAGGCCTGACAGAGGATCTAACATTTCCCAGTGAAACCATCTATACTTATAAATTGTCTGGGGTTTTATAATAGAGGATTGCTATGTAATCAAGTAGTATTGGGAGTGGCAAGTCTGATAAGGTACATTTCTGTCCACAGTATCATTTATCACATATGTCTACTATTTACCATCTGCACCCACACTTCTGGATCTTAAAAGACCATGGAAAGTTCATGGGATAGCGGAGGCATGAAGGTAGAAAATGATCTCAAGCAATGCCATGTTTTTCTATGGAAAGAAACAACCTTGCACATTACAACTGCCACCCTCAACACTTTATAACACTTCCTGGAATTTAATATCTATTTTATGTAAACGAATGCCACTGTTGAGAACTCTATACACTAATAAGAaaagaggagggaaaaaaaaaataaataaaaaaggacgGCAGGACTatgaatgcaaaaatatatttacatatattttcaagtATGCGATGTGTTTAAGGAATGTACCATAGATATAAAAACGCCATAAATATAAAGAAGACTTTCTCCAACTAAACTTAAATACATTCCATGAAAGTCTTTCCCcaaagtcttaaaaaaataaatatctttaaagaTCAGATTTAAACACAGAATAAATTGGTGGGATGCCACCTCTCTGGAATACGCGTGGACTTAAGAGAACAGTAGAAACTTTAATTAAAGTTAGTTTTTCTTAAATGTCTATTTGGTATTTCTATTGCACTGACTTGCAGAGGCCATGAGCCTCCCATAATCCCTGCTTGTATTGCCACTCCTGTTACGACAGCCAGGTCTGGGTCAACCGATGTGTTGGGCTTCTTGCCAAAGAAGTCCCTAATGACTTGCCGAATACGGGGTATACGTGTAGATCCGCCAACGAGAACAATCTCATCAACCTCATCCTTCTCAAGGTGTCCCTCTTCTAATACCTGTTGTATGGGCACCATAATCTTCTTGAACAAATCCTCATTCAAGAGCTCAAATAGCTTCCTGGAAATCTCAGTTTCAAAAAAGACCTTTTGAAATCCACTGCTCTCATCTTTTTGGTTATCCCGATTCAAGGGTATATTCTCCTCGGTGTGGTCTTCTTCGACCTTCTCTCCTGACTTCAATGTGGACTGAGCAGGTAATGTTAAAGGCACCCGGACCCAAGAGGAATCATACAACGTGAGATTCAACTTGACGGCTTCCACAGACTGTCTGAGTCTGTGGATTTCTTCTTTACGAGATGGCAATGATCCATAAGTCGAGTAAATGTTGTCATATAAGTACTGCAGTAATCTCTGATTGAAGTCCTGACCTCCAAGCTTATTGTTACCTGTGaagataaacacaaaataaagctCAGTATAATCATCAAATAACCTTTGTCAACATCAGTACAGTGGAACTCTACAGTAGTGGTTCCTAGGAATGTAGATAATTACCATCTCATCCTATGGGCAATGGCTTGGCAACAATAATCTGTTTAGGGTaccaagaaaaagaaataaaagatttttggTCCAAGAACGGAGGTTCTTAACCTTTTTGCCACCGAgaggaactttttaaaaaaaagtgttcaggtCTTAAGTAACCCCTGCCTAAATATTTTGATTGATGGGAAGCATGCCCGACAGATACTTCTCAATGACCATCAATTTAAggtgcattcttcccaatgtccacacttaaaaagttttagctgggGGATCCTCGACATCTGAAATTTCTTAAAGGGATCATCTAGGTAGAATTAAATTCTACTCTAAATTCAGACATAAAATCCACCCAAAAccaaaatcagcttttttttttagatgaaagttttttattttcaactaaAAATGCATGCACCTTTATTGCTGTTCACTGAGATTATCGTCttcaaaccacattttttttttttatcagctgcaACCAAGAAGTAAAATTACAGCTGACCTCCACTCATATATAAAAGTGCCAGATATTGtagttttgtttatgtttttactgtccaatcacaggcttgggGAGGGAAAAGACCTGTAAGCATTACTAACtgcagcagggaaaaaaaaaacaaaaaaactcaagtCTCCACTCCTCCTCCCTGCTCcaagaacagaaatataaaatactttggcaggtaaaacagctcaaatatttacataataaaactgGTACTAAGTAAAATAAAGCTTGTTACAAACTGGTACCATGCAACTTTAAATGACATGAGCACAAGGGAAGTGTGTCaatgttaaaaaagcagaaacatattAACCCAATTATTGGTGCTACACTTTCACCACATTATGGTTCACCCTTTACAGGACTCTACTAGCCTACAGACGCagagtaataattattaatacttAAAATATCATGGATTTGTCTGCTTACCTGCCATGGCACGAGTTAGGAACATTCCTCCTTGTTTATTTAACAGGGATACATCCAACGTTCCTCCCCCTAGATCAACTACAAGGACATTGAATACATCAACTTTATGTAACCCATAAGCCATTGCTGCTGCTGTGGGTTCATTGATGACTCGCAAAATATCAAGACCTGAAAAggataaaagacataagtccatcaagttcaagcacaataaacatactagaaacctaCATATTCCgaattcaatatttttaataaaggaaaaaaatatatataaataaataataaaaagaaagcaaaaaagcgTGTAGTAAAGTCAGTAGCAACATGTAAACCTACATATTTCATATAGAAccatatatgcacagttgatccaggggaaagcaaaaaaaatctgataaaacaCGATTCAAAttactccaacagggaaaaaaaatccagatgtttccttgatcaacagtctctgttgtccgTATGTTAAAACTTTATAACGcattgctaaaactacttcctgagggagtctattcaacattttcacagaccttacagtgaagaatccctgtgtggagattaaacttcttttcgtCCAGATGCAAAGTTCCCCCTTGTTCCTTGCAAAAACCGTAAAGTGAATATATGGGTAACTGGGAAGAGTGTTCCCTATTTgcagcatttaaatatttataaagtgtgatcatatccccccttatacgtctcttcttaaaggagaacagattcagttcacctaatctctcctcatagctgagctcctccattccttttattagtttagttgctcttctctgcactctctccatttccacaatgtcctttttgtgaactggtgcccaaaactggactgcaaattccagatatggtcttaccaatgctttgtacagggcaggattatgtctccatctctgcagtctattcccattttatatttagaaaaaactttagatattgcagcttggcattgcatgctgttattaagtctatgatctaccagaacccccagatccttactatttctgactcccccaaatgtgttccccctaggcagtatgaagcatgcacaGCGTTAgatatattttctcattttaagCTTGGAGCTAATACTAGGTATTACTCCAATATTTAATTTGTGTCTTACGTCCGcctggaaaaagaaaacacagtgaCATGTAGATTTGCAGGTTATGATAAATTACTCACATACAAAACCACAATGTGTAAAGTAAACTTTTAGGGAGAAATTACTCTTACTTGTACAGATAATGTATTTGGAAATAGAATCCAAGCGTCTAGTGCCAACTACTAAGGCACTGGAGTTATACTGCTATACCAGGGGTGTtaaaatctggcccgcaacaccctttttttttggcccccaaaggaatcctaaatataaactgcagctggcctgcagctgcattgaaatagcgccactactacaattcctggcatcactccagcggcctctctgcctatgcgtggccctgcattggactgttttatagacgcagggaattgtagtagtggtgctatttcagttaaAAGTTTGGAccccgactttgtctaagtttttatttttggcccactgtatatttgaatttgacacTCCTGTGCTATACCATGACAAGCTCAAATATACTCAGTAATGTGCAAGGGCCAATCTGACAAAAGTTGAAACTGTGAGAAACACCGGCAGCAACTATTTCTACTATGGACAAGTTTTCAGGGCTATGGCACTATCTTCTGGAAGACCTCCATGACCCCCACAGTGTTAGAAGAGGCACAGAAGATGGAGTGGTGCCTTCAGACAGTAATCCTGCTGATATACTGGAGCCGAGAGAGAGTGCTCCAAGTTGGCTTACAGCATAGCAACAGTTTCATAAACTTAACATTATAACAATTTGAAGATAACCAATGTGATTTGTTTCTTGCATCCAATCAGCAAAAGGATCACTCACCAGCCATGTTAGCCGCCCTTACAGTATAGTTGCGCTGTCTTTCATCGAATTCCGCAGGTACTGAAATAACAGCCTTAGACACAGGGATGCCAAGGTACTTCTCCGCCATCTTCTTTAGCTTTAAAAGTAGTTGAGATCCAATGTAATGTGGGGTGACAGTGAAGGTTTCATTGGTTTTGACTGAATACACGGCTTCACCATCTTTGTTTAGAACCTGCAGACAAAGAATCCAGCACACAGTCAGGAGTTTTACACTGCCAAGAATTCAGTAATGGCTCATTCACATCATTAGACTAATATATGCTGCAGTGTACCATGTAGGCTGTCGTGCATTGCAGTACCATTTATTATGCATAGTTCCCCAAATAATCTCTAGTACGCAGCAGGGGTAAGATtgggtaaaaagaaaaacactgaacaTATTAGTGCCGATTTACCAAAGCAGTTAAGAGACTTAGCTCAAAAAATTTGTctggaaaaaaaagggggtttcaACTAAGTTTCATCTAAAGGTTGCTTgaggctccttgagcaatgaacaatttgtgtccTATTTCCCAATTTGTGGCcagtttaagggacaccaatgacctttagatcttaattcttccctctgaccaacacatactattatactgtgagcggtgatttcttcttctttattctcTACCACATTCTGATCTTTACGGTATTATGACTGGCTAGGCCAGGATGATTTAACTCCCAGTCAGGCgctaggagttcattcagtcctggaacaCACAAGGAAAACCAGGATTGCTGGGTAACCAGGGCAACAAACGATGAGCTGCGCATATGCAGTTGGACCACCATGGCATGAAAGCTCTTACGGAAGCCTGCTTGCTGCTGCCTATAGCTGAAAGGTTGCTGGTCATCCTCCTAATTATTGTGTCAGAACATACTTGGAAAAAACAGTGCCTGAATTGCCTTCCGGTCGCTGCCTACATCAGCAGAACAGAACAGAGACATGTATTGcacctcagtgttctccccagaccccttTAGCCAGacgcagcacccggcacttttcagtaaccaccctgctgttttcaGGTCACTGaggagttggatcacaatacaggggcagcccccacctacaatttcctcccacctggcttaaaaaaaaatctgggttaaaCACTATACCTTCTTACCTTTCACTGTCATTGCTAACGCAAGGTGAACACAGCCAACCTGTCTGTTGAACACGAGTACAAGCACTTTATAAGAATTCCTTAGCTGACTGTACCACCTATATCTGTGTCCATCACAGACCCacatttttttccacataaaGCACCACATGGAGATAATATTGTTGTCTTGTAAAGTGATTCTTAAACATTTCCTTCATTGGCCTGGATCTCTTTTCCAAGACAAAGTTATACCGATGCACCACTTCCCCTATGAAATGGAAGAGCTCTGTACAGTCTTACCGTAAATGGATACCTGTCACTTTCTTTCTCAAGCTCCTCAGGGGTAAAGATTTTTCCAATGAATCTTTTGGCATCATAAATAGTGTTCTGGGGGTTGGCATCTGCAAGCTCCAGTCCTTCATATCCCGCATGGATATCCTTCACTGTAAAAGACACGATGCTTGGTATACTTTGGTGACCACCATCATCCATTATGACCTTTACATCTCCTGTGCCAGCATGGAACACCCCAACAGAACAATATGTGGTTCCAAGGTCAATGCCAATCACTTTTGGAGTTGGCATTGGTAAATATTGCTGAGCCAAATATCCAGCTAAAAGAAGGGCCAAAATGGCAGAACCTGGAATAGGAAtacagaaaaaagacatttagTAAAATGTTAGAGACAATTCCACCTTGGCCATTTAGCAACATCCTGAGGTGCTTCCCCAGCACTACACCCTTTAGAGTTACatgtaagaatatgtaaatgttccTGAGAGTTTATATAATCTATTATGTCTAATGCAGGGAAGAGACTTTATTCActgtactttactttttttttcaatacaaggCCCGCTTAGGtctttccaacatttttttttacaatgcaccCAATCAACATGCAAGTTTCAACAGCAGAGGTTTGCATTAGCACCACTTTTGCTATTAGGGCTGCAATGGAGAAATGTCAAATAAAGAACCTTCACTGCTTCCTGCTCCACCATTTGGAAAGCAACCTCTTAGCAATATAATTGCTTCCTTGGAATCTCACACTTTTGAACAGCTGGATTTGTAATTCCAGAATATTTTCAAGATGTTTCAGCATCACTGATGGAGAATATGATGGCCCTGCTGTTGGATATAATGTAGTACAGGAAAGGAGAAACTTCTTTTAGGCATGGGATAACTGTACCTCCAGTTATTAGGATACTACTTGCCCCAAACAGGCATGAGATGTATAGAAGGCCACGGATTTTAGATCGCCCTAGCAGGAATATGTAAACATTGTGGAATGGCAGGGCTTAGCTATGAATTCAGTCTCCAGTTCAAATCCATTACTCCTTGGCTTAACCTCAGTAAATGTCATTTCAATGTCTCATTGGTCAGTAACAGCATTCTTATAGGACAGAGAGGTGGCAGTCAGTAGTACATAGCCATACAATCAGGGAAAGTCAGGCTCTAGTAACAAACTAAAACTGGGGTTACGCACAATTTTGtaacaaacataaaatgcacTGATATGAACAGGCACATAATGAGGCTCCGGACCCCTCTCTCCGGTGCCATATGCGCCCCGGTCTCCGGACCCCTCTCTCCGGTGCCATATGCGCCCCCGGTCTCCGGACCCTTCTCTCCGGTGCCATATGCGCCCCCGGTCTCCGGACCCGGCCCTCTCTCTCTTTCCGGTGCCATACGCGCACCCGTCTCCGGCCCTCTCTCTCTTTCCGGTGCCATATGCGCACCCGTCTCCGGCCCTCTCTCTCTCCGGTGCCATATGCGCACCCGTCTCTGGCCCTCGCTCTCTCCGGTGCCATATGCGCACCCGTCTCTGGCCCTCGCTCTCTCTGGTGCCATATGCGCACCCGTGTACGGCCCTCTCTTTCTTTCCGGTGCCATATGCGCACCCATCTCCGGCCCTCTCTCTCTTTCCGGTGCCATATGCGCACCCGTCTCCGCACCCATCTCCGGCCCTCTCTCTCTTTCCGGTGCCATATGCGCACCCGTCTCCGGCCCTCTCTCTCTTTCCGGTGCCATATGCGCACCCGTCTCTGTGCTGGGGACTTCCTATCCCATGATGGGACTTTTGAATGACATCATCCATTGTGGTCATGTCACCTATCAACAGGTGATCCCATTGCCTACCACAAGTAGCATCATCTAAATACCGTGACAACATGCGATGTCACCTATTATAACAAATGGAATTCTATGGACTCGGACACCCATTGGTCCCATACACAAACCCCAATACACATGACCATTAAGATGTAGTGTGTAGTCAGTGCAGCTATGGTAACCAATATGGTGTCCCTAATGC is a genomic window containing:
- the HSPA13 gene encoding heat shock 70 kDa protein 13, which encodes MAGEMTILGSAILALLLAGYLAQQYLPMPTPKVIGIDLGTTYCSVGVFHAGTGDVKVIMDDGGHQSIPSIVSFTVKDIHAGYEGLELADANPQNTIYDAKRFIGKIFTPEELEKESDRYPFTVLNKDGEAVYSVKTNETFTVTPHYIGSQLLLKLKKMAEKYLGIPVSKAVISVPAEFDERQRNYTVRAANMAGLDILRVINEPTAAAMAYGLHKVDVFNVLVVDLGGGTLDVSLLNKQGGMFLTRAMAGNNKLGGQDFNQRLLQYLYDNIYSTYGSLPSRKEEIHRLRQSVEAVKLNLTLYDSSWVRVPLTLPAQSTLKSGEKVEEDHTEENIPLNRDNQKDESSGFQKVFFETEISRKLFELLNEDLFKKIMVPIQQVLEEGHLEKDEVDEIVLVGGSTRIPRIRQVIRDFFGKKPNTSVDPDLAVVTGVAIQAGIMGGSWPLQVSAIEIPNRHLRKTNFN